The following are encoded in a window of Mycobacterium sp. ELW1 genomic DNA:
- a CDS encoding MCE family protein: protein MKSRKRGTAALAVVLTVLLFAGAALIVRQTLLRPRTITAYFTAATAIYPGDEVRVAGVKVGTIAAIQPEGIQAKMTLDIDRDVSVRADAKAVIVAQNLVAARYVQLTPAYRDTGPTMPDNAVIPVERTAVPVDWDEVKDQLMRLATDLGPTSDVSSTSVSRFIDSAADALGGNGEKLRQALVQLSGVGRILANGSGNIVDIIKSLQTFVTALRDSNTQIVQFGDRLATLSSVVNDSRSNLDAALSDLSTAVGDVQRFIAGSRNQTAEQITRLANVTQNIVDHRMDLENVLHAAPNAFANFYNIYNPDTGTAVGQFVFNNFSSPGAFFCSAIGAVENATAPETAKLCAQYLGPALRLLNFNYLPLPLNPYLMKSASPTNLVYSDPRLVPGGAGPAAGAPDLPPAVSAYTGLNPPGPAQPPAVAPGPSAPQHLPAFPSPALYPGAPLPGPPKTLGEVILPAEAPNASGPQPGAPLTPEGTPPS from the coding sequence ATGAAGTCGCGTAAGCGTGGAACGGCGGCCCTGGCGGTCGTCTTGACGGTCCTTCTCTTCGCCGGCGCTGCTCTGATTGTCCGGCAAACGTTGTTGCGCCCCAGGACCATTACCGCATACTTCACGGCCGCGACCGCGATTTACCCGGGTGACGAGGTGCGGGTCGCCGGCGTGAAGGTGGGTACCATCGCCGCCATCCAGCCCGAAGGTATTCAGGCCAAGATGACGCTGGACATTGACCGTGACGTGTCGGTGCGCGCCGACGCCAAAGCTGTGATCGTCGCCCAGAACCTTGTCGCGGCACGCTATGTCCAACTCACACCGGCCTATCGGGACACCGGCCCCACGATGCCTGATAATGCGGTGATCCCGGTCGAACGCACCGCCGTCCCGGTCGATTGGGACGAGGTCAAGGATCAGTTGATGCGGCTGGCAACGGATTTGGGACCCACGAGTGATGTGTCCAGCACATCGGTTTCCCGGTTCATTGACAGCGCCGCCGATGCGCTGGGTGGAAACGGCGAAAAGTTGCGACAGGCTCTGGTCCAACTATCAGGCGTCGGGCGGATCCTGGCCAACGGCAGCGGCAATATCGTCGACATCATCAAGAGCCTGCAGACATTCGTCACCGCCCTTCGCGACAGCAACACGCAAATTGTGCAGTTCGGTGATCGCCTCGCCACGCTCAGCAGCGTGGTGAACGACAGCAGATCCAACCTCGACGCCGCACTGAGCGATCTGTCGACAGCCGTCGGTGACGTGCAGCGATTCATTGCAGGAAGCCGCAATCAGACCGCTGAACAGATCACGCGGCTGGCCAACGTCACCCAGAACATTGTCGATCACCGGATGGACCTTGAAAACGTCCTACACGCCGCGCCGAACGCGTTCGCCAACTTCTACAACATCTACAACCCCGACACCGGCACGGCGGTCGGTCAATTCGTCTTCAACAACTTCTCCAGCCCGGGAGCATTTTTCTGCTCGGCGATCGGTGCCGTCGAGAACGCCACCGCGCCAGAAACAGCGAAGCTGTGTGCGCAGTACCTCGGTCCCGCCTTACGCTTGCTCAACTTCAATTATTTGCCGCTGCCCCTCAACCCGTACCTCATGAAGTCGGCGAGCCCCACCAACCTCGTCTACTCCGACCCGAGGCTGGTGCCCGGCGGTGCCGGACCGGCCGCTGGCGCGCCCGATCTCCCGCCCGCAGTGTCGGCCTACACGGGACTGAACCCGCCGGGGCCCGCACAGCCGCCGGCGGTGGCTCCAGGCCCATCGGCGCCGCAGCATTTGCCGGCATTTCCCTCGCCCGCGTTGTATCCCGGGGCGCCGCTGCCCGGTCCGCCGAAAACCTTGGGAGAGGTCATCCTTCCGGCCGAAGCACCGAACGCCAGCGGCCCGCAGCCCGGTGCGCCGCTGACCCCGGAAGGGACGCCGCCGTCATGA